From the Posidoniimonas polymericola genome, the window ACTCGGCGCGGCCCCAGGAACCCAATTTCAGGGCCCCGCTAGCGCCGCCTTGATCACGCCGCTCCGAGCCTTCGCGGCAAGGCGCCTGCCGCGTCTCTAACCTCGCGATGACTTCGGAGCGTAGGCGAAGGAGAACGAAGAGTGTAGGATGCGATCGACGCATGCCGGCAAAGCAGCCTAGACTCAATCGGAGGCTGCCTCCTTGTCTCAAGATCATCGACCCATGGCATTCGAAATGAAGACGCTGTGCCTTGCGTGGCTTGTAGTTCTTGAGTTTGGCGTATCACTGAACGCGGCCGAGAATCACCTGCTTATCCTTTCCGGCCAGTCGAACATGGAAAGGCTCGACCCGGGCCTGAGCTTCACGCCAACAGTCGAAGCCGCTTTCGGCAGGGAACGCGTCGTTGTCGTAAAGGACGCCCAAAGCGGGCAGCCGATCCGTCGATGGTATAAGGGGTGGAAGCCCGCTCACGGCGCCCCTCCAGGTTCAACTGGCGACCTCTACGACCGGTTGATGCAGCAGGTTCACGAAGCGATCCAGGAGCGGCGTTTCGATACCGTTACGCTTGTGTGGATGCAGGGTGAGCGGGACGCCAAAGAGCAGCATGGCGAGGTCTACGCGGAGAGCCTCAGGGGGCTGGTCGATCAGCTATCCAAGGACCTCGGGCGAGACCACGTCAATCTTGTGATCGGACGGCTTAGTGACTTTGACCTGAGCAACACAAGGTACCGGCACTGGACGGTCGTTCGAGATGCTCAAGTAGAGGTTGCCGAAAGCGACCCACACGCAGCGTGGGTCGATACGGACGACCTGAACGACGGCCTGAGCAAGAAGGGCAAGCTGCTCAAGAACGACCTGCACTACACGCCCGACGGGTACAAGATCCTGGGCGAGCGGTTTGCGGAGCAAGCGATCAAGCTCATTCAGGAAGAGCCCCAGCCCTAAGCCCAGACGGCGTCTACTTGGGCGTCATCTGCGAGCGGGTGAGGGTGTGCTTCTCGAGTTCCTCGCCCTGCTCGTCGACCAGGCAGAAGGTCAGCTCCGGATCGGGCTTCCCAAGGTTGAACTCGAGCTCGCCGAACGCCTTCAGGCCGGCGGCGTAGCCGAAGATCTGCGTCGACGCGTCCGGGGCAAAGGCCTCCGGGCCGGGGACGCCGCCCAGCGTGGCGGCCTCGAACTCGTAGAAGGTGAACCCCGAGGGCCGTTCGATCCGGAACCCGCGGGCCCCGTGCCGGTCGCCGCTCAGCAGCACGACCCCGCCGATGCCGTTCGCTTCGATGAACCCGAACAGCTCTTCCCGCTCCTGCGTATCCCACGTCCCCCAAGAGTCCTTGCCCTTCGACATGCAGTCGCTCCACATCGTGCCGCTCGTCAGGACAATGAACTTGGCGGTGGAGGCTTTTAGCGTTCTCAGCAGCCACTGTTTCTGGGCATCGCCAAGGTAGGAGCCTCGTTGATTCCGCAGATCCCAACGCCTGCAGGAGCGGGTGTCGAGCATAATCACCTCAACTCCGCCGATGACCGTGTTGAAGTAGATTCCTCGACCCTCGACGGTGGTGGGCGGGTTGGCCCAGTTCTCCTCCCAGAGCTTGCGTAGAGCGTCGCGCTGAGCGTCGTCAATCTGGCCCTCCTGCAGCCCGGACTTGTCGTTGTTTAGGTAGTCGTGATCGTCCCAACTCGCGTAGATTGGGATGCTGGCCGAGAACGCCCGCCACGCCTTCGAGGCGTCCCGAAGCAGGTAGTCTGCCTGATGCAGATTGAGATCCGCGTCGCGATCGTCGACTGCCAGGTCGCCGAGCAAGAGCACGGCGTGGTTGCCTCGCTCGGCGACCCGCCGCATGAGGTTCGGGTTCTGAACGCCAATCTTGTGGAAGCACGACCCGAATCCGATGCGAACCGTTTCAGCGGCGTCCGGAGCAGGGGCCGTGCGGAAGGCGCCGTTGCCCAACTCCCGACCAGAGCCGCTCAGGATCCGGTACTCGTGCGGCGTGTCGGGAGGCAGTCCGGTTAGGTCGATTCGCGTGGCCGCACCGGGACGGTCGGCGGCGGCGGTGAAGACCCGCTCTTCTCCGCCTCTCGGGCGAACCTGCACGTTCAACGAGTCGAGTCGGGCGGGCCGCACCCAAACCGTCACGCCGCTCGAAGTTAGATTGCCCAGCATAGGGCCGCTGATCAGCGGCAGTTCTTGCTCCTGAGCCGCCTGAACGATCCGCGGATCCCACGGGCTTGTGTTGACCGAGGTGGTAAGGATCTTTCGAGCGGCGAGGTAGAACTCTCGCTGCGGATCAGAAGGCCGCCCGTAGCTGTCCAGCAGCAGCGTATCGAACTTGAGTGAGCCCTGATGGGCCTGGCCGATCGTCACCTCGTAGATCGGCTCTTCGACAATCGCTTCAGCACAAGCCCGCGGGGCAAGCGATCCGTTAGTCAGCGCGAGTGAGACCAACGACAGAACGACTGCCTTGTACATGCCTTGTTTACTCCTGAGCTGGCAAACGTCGTGCAACCGGAAGCAGCGTCGACCCTCATCCGCGATGAAGATGCCGTTTGGCGCCCGCGTTGTCAGCTTCAGACCGGCGACGGTGGATGCAGATGCCGAAGAAGAACTCGGGCCTAGCGAGATGATAGTCGCCGATCGGTCGGCTAGCCACCATCCTTGCTCGCTGTTTGTGAGATTGTCGCGACTTGCTCGACCGCCACGCTAGAGGAGAACCCAAAGACCGCGTTTCTTTGGTCCAGCGGCAGATTGAAGATGAAGAACCCGCCGGCGCGGACCTATGCCTATGGCGTGCGTGTTCTTACCTCGGTTTCTGTGCGGTGCAGACCGACAGCCCACTTCAGCGATCCCGGTCGAGCAGCTCCAACAACCTCCGCAGCTTCTCCCCGGGATCACCAGCGTTCCACCGCTTGCGGACGCCGCCAAGCTGTCGTGCTAGCGTGGCCGGCTTTTGCCGTTCCGGCCGACAGGGCTCAAACCACGGTCGCTTTGTGCCGATAGGAGAAACGGCGCCGGTGCATGGATGCATCACAGGGCGCCGCCGTGATACGCGAATCTGGGGGGAACGCAGGGATGCGCCAGTACCAATACCGTTTGTTGCTAACGCTGGCCGCCGCTGCAATCGCCTGGCCGGCCGCCGCCGAAACCTTCGTCCCCGGCACGGGCGTGTGGCTCGAGAAGTGCTCGGACGACTTCGAGGACCCCGACTGGTCCTACACGCTCAACCTGCCCAAGAGCAGCTACGAGCAGGACGAGCGGCAGCGTTCGCCGGGCGGCTTTTCGAACAACAAACTGTGGCACGAGGGGGGCAAGCGTGGCACCCCCGACGTCGTGAAACGCGTCGACACCCCGCCGGGCGGCCTGCTGGGCAGCACCGGCGCCCTGATGATGCAGACCCGCCTGTCCGGCGTGCCGGGCAAGCTGTCGAACGAGCAGATGCAGGACGATCTGCTGATGAAGTTTGACCGCCGCCTCGGCGGATCGATCCCCGTGAGCTGGCAGCCGAGCTGCACGGTGCGGGTCTATCTGCCGCCGTTCGACCAGTGGGAAAACCGCTCGGGCGCGTCCTTCGGGATGCGGGCCGACTGCCGCGGCCAGAAGCCGGACGGCGACGTCGAGCCCTACTGGCCCGGCATGTTCATCCTGTTCCGCAGCGAAACATCGCGTAACGTCGAGGCCGACTACGCTCAGATCACCGTGCGGGCCAACAACCGTGGTCAGGACGCGCGGAGCTTTGAGATCAAGGAGTCGGGCTGGATTACGATGGGCATGTCGTTCACGCCGGACGGCATGGTCCACTACTACGCCCACGAGGGCACCGAGGACCTGACCGCAGAAGACCACCTGATGAGCGCGTACGCCTACAGCTGGCGGTGCCAGACGTTCAACAACTTCTTCTTCAACGTCGCGAACTGGGACAACGGCCGCAGCTGGTCGACGCCCTGGGTAATCGACGACCCGAAGATCTTCGTGCAGCCGCCCGCCGGCCAGACGGTCGAGAACCTGTACCGCAAGCGTGGCTCGCGGCAGAACGTGGCGAGCGGCGGCTCGAGCCGGAGCAACAAAACCAGCGGCTGGGGGATCTTCTCCCGTCGCCGCTAACGAGAACGCGACATCGAAACGGCATGGCGGCGCGGCCCGTTGAGCCCGGACGCGACCGCCATGCCCGATGTCTACCGCCGCCCACGCCGCGGGTGGTTGGCGCCGAACTCTTCGCGGATCGCGGCCAGGTCGGACGCGACCAGGTGCACGTCCGCCGCGGTGAGACCGGTCGCCGAAAGGTCCTCCCACAAAGCGTCGCGTTCCTCCGGCGGAATAGTGGCGCTGGTGAGCACCGCGTCCCACGCGTTGGCAATGCCCGCCCGCTCTTCGGCGGTCACCAGGCCATCGGCCCGGGCGTCGCGGACCTGGGTGGCCAGCGCCCGCACGAGCGAACGCTCCGGCGGGGTCGCGCCGTGCTTGATAGCGGCCAGGTCGGACTGGATCTCCTCGACCAGCTCGGGCGTTAATGTCAGTTGCGACCGCACATCGGCGAGGTCGTCGGCCAGCTTCTGCAGGTTCTCCTGCTGCGCGTCGGAGATCAGCGGGTCGCGGTTCTGCAACTCGGCGGCGATCGCTCGGAAGTCTGCGAGGATGATCTTCACGTCCGCTTGGTCAACGCCCGAGGCCGCGAAGACTTCCTGTACATCGGTCTTGATGGCCTCGGCCAATTCTGTGGTGATCCCGGTGCTGGTGACCACGTCAGCGAAGGAGGCCTGCAGCTGTTTCACCTCGACCGCCGTCAGCTCTTGATCCTCGACCACCTCGGCGATGGCCGCGCGGAGGGTGGCGACCGATTCTTCCGAGGGGCGTGAAGCGACCTCCGCGGCGGCCGCCAGGTCCGTTGCGAGCCGCTCGACCATCTCCGGCGTCACTTCCGAGTCGGCCCGGATCGCCAGCAGGTCGGCGCGGAGCTGCTTGAGGTTCTCCTTCTGCGCGTCGCTGATGTGGGGCGTGCGGAGCGAGCTTAGGTCGGGGAATGCGACCCGTGGCGCCGCCCGGAACAGCCCCCGCTCGACGCGGGTCTCGGCCGGGCGGTCCGGCAGGGCGTCGCGGCGGCTGGCTAGCGTCTCGGCGAGGTCGAGGTCGGCCGCCAAGAGCTCGCGGCTCTCGAGGGATTCGAAAGTCCGTCGGTCGCGACGAGCCGACGCCGGCTTGCGGCTGGCGTCATGATTACACAACAACGAAAAGCAACGCATGCCTGACTCCTCTGGCAAAATGAACAGCCCCTGAGCGGACGCCTGGTACCGCATTACAGGAGTAGTTGTCGCCGCGGGTCCGAAAGGGGACGAGAATCCGGCAAACTCTGACCAGGGGTCGCAACCGGTCGGCTACGGCAGCTCACGGCGGACAGGACGGCCGTCGCTGTGGGCGGAGTATTCGAACCAGTCGTCGGGCAGCTCGGGCGTGGGCGCAAGCTCGATCGTGACGCGCGACCGGCCGCGGTCGCCCGGGCCCAACCCCCAGTCCAGCACCATCCGGCGGGCGACGCCAGAGTGCTTGTCGGCCCAAAGCTCGATAGTGGCCGGCAGCTGCAGCGGCGCGTCGTCCTGCACGCGGCCGGCGATTCGCTCGCAGGCCGCCTCACCGGCGGGCGTGTCGATCGACTCGTCGGGCAGCTGCTGGAGGTCGTAGTGGTTCGACAACCGCCGCAGCATGCCGGCGAGCTGCAGCGGCGGGTCGTCCGGGGCGCCCCGTTCGAGCCAGCGCTCCATCGCCGGGCCGTCGGTGAGGATGATCGGCCCCCGCGGCGGGGCTAGCCAGCACTGCTCGCCGTCGCAGCCGAGCCACAACTGGGCGCCGGGGCGGAAGGCGTCGCGGCGGATGACAAACCGGTTGGCGCCATCGACATACAGCTCCGACTGGCGCTCGAGGTCGCCGACGAGCGGCCGCTGAATCACCGTGGTCTGCTGGTAGCACCGCACGCCGAAACGGGTCGCCTGCTCCAGGCACCGCAGCACGGTCGCCTGGGCGTCGCCGCCGGCAGAGCCCCAGACAAACAGGCCGATCAGCACCACCGCCGCCAGCGAGGCGAGCCGGTAGAACATCGTCCGCCGCCGCACGGCCTGCGCAGCAGCGGGTGCGTCGGCAATCGCCGGCAAATCGTCGAGGCTGGCGATCACCCGCTCGACCCGCGCGTCCTGGCCGTCGGCGGCCCCTTGCAGCGACTGCCGCAGCAGCTCGTCGAGCAGCGCGTCGTTGGCCTCGGAGAACGGGTCGTTCGGTGTGGGGGTGGAATCGGCCATCGCTCAGGCGCCCTCCGCTACGGCCAGCTTACGCTCAACGCAGTCGGTCAGCCGGGCCTTTGCCCGCTGCAGCCGTTTCTTGACCGCCTCGGCGGTGAGCTGCAGCTGTTCGCCGATCTCTGCGAGGCCGAGCTCGCGGTGGTACCGCATCCGCACCGCCGCGCCGTACTTGTCCGGCAACGCGTCAACACACTTGCGGAGTGCGTCGAGCTTGTCATTGAACGCATCGCCCTGGAGCGTGTGGATCTGGTCGAGCCGCTGCCCGAGGTGCTCGAGCACCGCCGGCTCGTGCGGAGCCGCGACGCGCACCGAGGCTCGGTAGTGGGCGAGGATCAGCTTGGCGGCGATGCCGCGTAGCCAGGGACCAAAGGCCCGGGCGCGGTCGTAGTCCTCGAGGCGCCGCCAGGCGGTGAGCATGGTCTCTTGGAAGAGGTCATCGGCGACCGCGGCGTCCCGCACCGCGGCCCGCAGGTACGCAATGAGCATGTCGGCGTTCTCACGCACGAGGATCTCAAACAGCTGCTTCGCGTCGATGGCCAACGTCGGAATCCACCAAGGGGTAAGCGGGCCGACACGGGGTGGCCCTACCTATCCTTGCGCGCCGCGGGCCCAGAGGGGACAGAAAAAGCAGGGGATTTCTCCCCCGGTAGGGGTCGAGAGCCGGGTTGGCCCCGGAGTGACGCTTCAGCCGCTACAGCTTGAAGTCGATCGGCTCGGACTGGTCCGGCGCGACGGTGGCGGTCAGCGGCGTGCGGAGGCGGCTGGTGAACTGCGGCGGGAGCCTGACAGCGGGAGGCGGCGTAGGGTCCCCTTCTTTCCAGCCTTCGGGCAGATCGATGCCAACGATGACCGTGACCTTGTAGTCGCCGGGCGGCAACTCGGCGGAGTAGCCCCCGCCGGGGTTCAGCTTGGCCTGGATCGGCCGGCTCTCACCGGGGTAAAAGGCGATTGCGCCGCTGTTGATTGGCTGATCTTGGTAGCTCACGGACCCGGTGACCGTCTGGGTACTAGACCCATCGGCACAGCCCAAGGCAAAGACCAGCAGCGGGATCCCAGCCAGCACTCGACAAAGATACATAGCAAGCAGTCATCCCAACTCGGGCTATTCGGAAACGGTCTCGCCGCCGTTGCGGGAGCCCAGGGCGAGGTAGACGGGCACGTCGATGTTCTCTTGGACAAAGTGAACGCTGCCATCGCCGTAGCAGAAGTTTACGCCGCCGGTGTGCTGGCTCGCGAAGGGCAGGTCGTTCACCGCGATGGTTTTCGGCGTGTCGGGCAGGATCGCGGGGCGGTCGCCGGCGTTGTTGTCGTGGCCCGCGTAGGCGGCGGTGAGCGGGTCGTGGTTAAGCAAGTACACGTCGCTGAGATTCTTCATCGCGAAGCAAGCGGCCGTGGGCTGCGGCCCCGTCGGGGTAAACTCAGCACTGCCGCGTCGCCCACCCGGGTTCGGCGGGATTGTATTGCCGTTCCAGTAGGCTCCGATCATCCATGCGCGGATTTGGTACGTCCGCTCGCCGATCATGAAGGTCTTGCTGAGACCGTCGGTCGCCTTGGCGAGCTTGATCTTCCAGTCCATGACGATCAGGCCGTCGTAGTTATTAGGGCCCAAGAATGACAGGTCTTGGCTGACACAGTAATGGTCGGGCTCGCGGAGTGTGGGGCACTGGTTGGTCCGGGCGTAGTAGGAACCCGAGACGCCCGCGTAGCTCATCCCCTTGCGGGCCGCGTTGCCGTACTTCTCCTGCTGGTTCGCCAACTCCGGGTCCGACGGGCAGAGGTACATTGGCAGCAACAGCATGTTGAGTGCGTCCATATTGCTGCCGTAGGCGTCCGGCGCGGCCGTGTAGCGGTCGATCGCCTCTTTGCTGACGGACGCCTCTTCAACGTAGGGCAGGATGTGCACTGGCCAGCCTAGGCCGCTGGTCTGTTTGGCCGAAGTGTTGACGCTGCCGGGCGGAAGCGTCCCGTTGGCCGACTCGTAGTTCAAACATGCAAGCGCGATGTTCTTAAGACTGTTGGTGCAGCTCATCCGGCGGGCAGCCTCGCGGGCCGACTGGACTGCCGGCAGCAGCAGGGCAATCAACACGCCGATGATGGCGATCACCACCAGCAGCTCGACGAGCGTGAATCCACGTTGGTGTCGTTTGTTGGCGCCAAACATAGGGCATTCCTATTTAAGTGATGCCGGTCGGGGGGTGAGCCCCTGACCGCAAATCCTTCGTGTCCTGTCCGATTGCTCCGAACTTCTTCTACCCTTGCAGTCTAGGCGTACACTCGCTGCGCTCCTACGCGATTGTGCGCACGCATTTCGCGCAGATACGCACCCCCGAATCGGCTTTTTCCCGCTGGGTGAAGGTCTGCCGGCTGTAACGGCCCGGGCCGAGCCGGACTTGGCGGAGGCCGGACACTCCGGCCGCATTCCTCCCGCCGCCACGCTTGGGCGCCGGCTGCCAGGCCTGGCGCCTCTTCCGGGTGGCGCGGGTCGAGCCGGCCGCCACAGCGTGCGAGGCCGGGGGCCGGACACACGCGCCCCGACCGCTAGGTTTTGGGCGTCGCGGCGCCGTGTATCCTCCGCGTCAGGACGGCTGCGTTCGGGCAAGGCGGCCGCCTTGTCAGCACCGGCAAAAACCCGATAATCTCGGGCTCGAGACGACACGGACTCATCGAACTATAAGGGACTGTCTGCCATGCCACGCAATCGCACTTACGACAACGCCGCCACTTGCATCGGCGACACGCCGATGATCAAGATCAACCGGCTGGTGCCCGAGGGCCACGCCACGGTGTTCGCCAAGTGCGAGTTCTTCCAGCCACTCAACAGCGTCAAGGACCGTATCGGCGCCGCGATGATCGAGGCCGGCGAGCGGGACGGCAAGATCAACGCCGACACCCACATCATCGAGCCGACCAGCGGCAACACGGGCATCGCGTTAGCATTTGTCTGCGCCGCCAAGGGCTACAAGCTGACCCTGACCATGCCGGAGTCGATGTCGCTCGAGCGGCGGGCGCTGCTCCGCGCGATGGGCGCCGACCTGGTGCTGACCCCGGCGGCCGAGGGCATGAAGGGCGCCATCAACAAGGCCACCGAGATGGCGGCCGAGGGCGACAACACCTTCCTGCCGCAGCAGTTCGAGAACCCCGCCAACCCGGCGATCCACGAGGCCACCACCGGCCCCGAGATCTGGGAAGACAGCGGCCACGACATCGACGCCATCGTGGCGGGCGTGGGCACCGGCGGGACCATCACCGGCGCCAGCCGGTACCTGAAGGGCCAGAACCCGGCCTTTAAGGCGATCGCGGTCGAGCCGGAAGACTCGCCCGTCATCTCCGGCGGCGACCCCGGCCCGCACAAGATCCAGGGAATCGGCGCCGGCTTCATCCCCAAGAACCTCGACACCTCGATCGTCGACGAGGTCATCAAGGTCAGCAACGAGGAGGCGTTCCTGTGGGCCCGCCGCCTGGCCAAGGAAGAGGGCATCATGGCGGGCATCTCGAGCGGCGCCAACATGTGCGCCGCCGCCAAGCTGGCCGCCCGCCCCGAGATGGCCGGCAAGCGGATCGTCACGATCATGTGCAGCCTCGGCGAGCGGTACCTGTCGACCCCGCTGTTTGAGGGGCTGACGGGCTAATCGGTTAGGAGCGGGATCGGCGAATTACTGCGTCAACGAGGCACCATGGCACGTTCGAACGCCCAAGGCCGTGTCTTTGCGAGCCACTACCAGCTTGTGATCTGTGATGACCCATCAGGGTCATTCGACGAAGGGCATAACTGGGGGGACACCGGTTCCAAGGCAGGATTTGCCGGCAGCCCACGCTTTCGCATGGTGGGTACCGAAGCGGACCTAAATGACCATTGGGTTGAGCTAGTTCTCTCGGAACGCTCTCCAGATGCGTCGAAGTGGGAACGGGTCACGTGCTGCTCGTTTCATTCGGACACCGGTTACGCGTACGTAAAGTCCATCGTCGACTCGGAAGCAATGTTGTCGATTGACTGCGGCCAGGGCGACTTCGCTCTCTACGTAGCCGCAAACAATCTCGGCGTCGACCAGCTTTCACTGGGCGAAGAATCCAACCTATCGGACAGTGAGCTGGCTGCCCGGCACGACCTCGAACGATACCGCATCTTCGTGGTTCCCGGCGAGCCGGAGTGGGAAGGGCGAAGAGAGAACTAGCCAGTTTGCGCAAAGACTCCCCTTGGCCTAAGCGTCTTGGCGGCGGACGAAAACAATTCTACGATGTCGAGGTGAACACTACACCAGAAGCGTCGCCCCGCCCGCGACTCCCCGAGTGGCTCCGCCGGCAGCCCCCTAATGGCGGCGGCCTGCCGATCTACAACAAGACACTCAACGTGGTGCAGGCCAACGCGCTGCACACGGTCTGCGAGGAAGCCCGCTGCCCCAACCTCAACGAGTGCTGGGCCAGCGGCGACGCGACCTTCATGGTCGCCGGCAAGGAGTGCACCCGCGGCTGCAGGTTCTGCTCGGTGCAGACGCTCAAGGCGCCCGAGCCGCCCGATGCCGACGAGCCGCAGACCCTGGCCGCCGCGGTCGAGCGGATGAACCTGGCTCATGTCGTGATTACGGTGGTCAACCGCGACGACCTGCCCGACGGCGGCGCCGAGCACTACCGGGCGTGCGTCGCGGCGGTGCACGAGCGCTGCCCCCAGACCACGATCGAGCTCTTGGGGAGCGACCTCGGCGGCGACGAGGCCGCGCTAGAACACTTGCTGGTCGGCTCGCCGCTCTCGGTCTTTGCCCACAACGTGGAGTGCGTCGAGCGGCTCGACAAGCACGTCCGCGACCCGCGGGCGTCGTTCGAGCGGAGCCTGGCGATCCTCCGCGGCGCCAAGCGGATCCGGCCCGACATGATCACCAAGAGCAGCCTGATGGTCGGCCTCGGCGAGACCGACGACGAGATCGTCGACGCCATGCGGCGGCTGCGGGAGGTCGACGTCGACCTCGTGACGCTCGGCCAGTACCTGGCCCCCGGCCGGCCCGGCGAGCGGTTTGTCGAGGTCGACCGCTACGTGCCGCCCGCCACCTTCGACGCCTGGGCCGACGCCGCCCGCGAGTTGGGCTTCAAGGGGGTCGCCTCCGGCCCGCTGGTC encodes:
- a CDS encoding sialate O-acetylesterase, whose product is MAFEMKTLCLAWLVVLEFGVSLNAAENHLLILSGQSNMERLDPGLSFTPTVEAAFGRERVVVVKDAQSGQPIRRWYKGWKPAHGAPPGSTGDLYDRLMQQVHEAIQERRFDTVTLVWMQGERDAKEQHGEVYAESLRGLVDQLSKDLGRDHVNLVIGRLSDFDLSNTRYRHWTVVRDAQVEVAESDPHAAWVDTDDLNDGLSKKGKLLKNDLHYTPDGYKILGERFAEQAIKLIQEEPQP
- a CDS encoding alkaline phosphatase D family protein, with the translated sequence MYKAVVLSLVSLALTNGSLAPRACAEAIVEEPIYEVTIGQAHQGSLKFDTLLLDSYGRPSDPQREFYLAARKILTTSVNTSPWDPRIVQAAQEQELPLISGPMLGNLTSSGVTVWVRPARLDSLNVQVRPRGGEERVFTAAADRPGAATRIDLTGLPPDTPHEYRILSGSGRELGNGAFRTAPAPDAAETVRIGFGSCFHKIGVQNPNLMRRVAERGNHAVLLLGDLAVDDRDADLNLHQADYLLRDASKAWRAFSASIPIYASWDDHDYLNNDKSGLQEGQIDDAQRDALRKLWEENWANPPTTVEGRGIYFNTVIGGVEVIMLDTRSCRRWDLRNQRGSYLGDAQKQWLLRTLKASTAKFIVLTSGTMWSDCMSKGKDSWGTWDTQEREELFGFIEANGIGGVVLLSGDRHGARGFRIERPSGFTFYEFEAATLGGVPGPEAFAPDASTQIFGYAAGLKAFGELEFNLGKPDPELTFCLVDEQGEELEKHTLTRSQMTPK
- a CDS encoding RNA polymerase sigma factor — its product is MAIDAKQLFEILVRENADMLIAYLRAAVRDAAVADDLFQETMLTAWRRLEDYDRARAFGPWLRGIAAKLILAHYRASVRVAAPHEPAVLEHLGQRLDQIHTLQGDAFNDKLDALRKCVDALPDKYGAAVRMRYHRELGLAEIGEQLQLTAEAVKKRLQRAKARLTDCVERKLAVAEGA
- a CDS encoding DUF1559 domain-containing protein, translated to MFGANKRHQRGFTLVELLVVIAIIGVLIALLLPAVQSAREAARRMSCTNSLKNIALACLNYESANGTLPPGSVNTSAKQTSGLGWPVHILPYVEEASVSKEAIDRYTAAPDAYGSNMDALNMLLLPMYLCPSDPELANQQEKYGNAARKGMSYAGVSGSYYARTNQCPTLREPDHYCVSQDLSFLGPNNYDGLIVMDWKIKLAKATDGLSKTFMIGERTYQIRAWMIGAYWNGNTIPPNPGGRRGSAEFTPTGPQPTAACFAMKNLSDVYLLNHDPLTAAYAGHDNNAGDRPAILPDTPKTIAVNDLPFASQHTGGVNFCYGDGSVHFVQENIDVPVYLALGSRNGGETVSE
- the cysK gene encoding cysteine synthase A, which translates into the protein MPRNRTYDNAATCIGDTPMIKINRLVPEGHATVFAKCEFFQPLNSVKDRIGAAMIEAGERDGKINADTHIIEPTSGNTGIALAFVCAAKGYKLTLTMPESMSLERRALLRAMGADLVLTPAAEGMKGAINKATEMAAEGDNTFLPQQFENPANPAIHEATTGPEIWEDSGHDIDAIVAGVGTGGTITGASRYLKGQNPAFKAIAVEPEDSPVISGGDPGPHKIQGIGAGFIPKNLDTSIVDEVIKVSNEEAFLWARRLAKEEGIMAGISSGANMCAAAKLAARPEMAGKRIVTIMCSLGERYLSTPLFEGLTG
- the lipA gene encoding lipoyl synthase; this encodes MNTTPEASPRPRLPEWLRRQPPNGGGLPIYNKTLNVVQANALHTVCEEARCPNLNECWASGDATFMVAGKECTRGCRFCSVQTLKAPEPPDADEPQTLAAAVERMNLAHVVITVVNRDDLPDGGAEHYRACVAAVHERCPQTTIELLGSDLGGDEAALEHLLVGSPLSVFAHNVECVERLDKHVRDPRASFERSLAILRGAKRIRPDMITKSSLMVGLGETDDEIVDAMRRLREVDVDLVTLGQYLAPGRPGERFVEVDRYVPPATFDAWADAARELGFKGVASGPLVRSSYKAGDLLRKASA